Genomic DNA from Salvia miltiorrhiza cultivar Shanhuang (shh) chromosome 1, IMPLAD_Smil_shh, whole genome shotgun sequence:
gtatacaAAATGCCATATAAAATTTTGgacaatacttttttttttgggtaagatataattttataccacctaCGGAAGATCAGTGTTAGAAGTTTATACCACTTTATAAAGAGatattatcattcaaaataaataaaatataaaaaatatgatctcctactttattatcCCTTTATTTAAAgggataaaaataaataaacacaccCCTAAGCTACAAGATTTTGGTATTTCTTTAACATTATTTCAAGATATATATGgattgaaaataaaatgattTATTCCATTATTGCTATCAGAAGGGCCGGCATGGATATATATTTCTTGGGATTAACTGCAaacaaattattaaattttcaaataaatattcttattttgCAAAATCgactttaaaatatatattaaaattatttaattattaatttatttatttttttatcatctcACTCATTTTTTCGGCCAAACTAGTGATGAAGTGATCATTTGAAACCTTATGTGCCCAAATCTTAGTGTTGTTGCTGTTTCGAAAGTAAGAATAATTTTGATAAGAAGAATCTAAGGAATCGAAGGATTTCAATGTCTTGTTGctgcaattttaatttgataattagGGAGGGAAGGAGACAAATTAAATAGGGATAAAAGAGATTTATAACTTTTAATTGTCTGTTGCAGAATCAACATCAATTTTACCCAACTCAAGacattatttctattttttgcaTATTGTCACGCAAGcatatttttatcaaaagaaCATATTTATGCTATATTACTATGTCAGATTCCGCAAGTTAGCaaagtgagaaaaaaaaaaaataggagtaGGGATGTAATCGAAACGAACCGAACTGAATAGTGGTGTtttcaagtttggtttgttaaaTATCGAATCAAATTCCGAATTTTATTTgtcgaatactttgaggctcacgaacTTAATCGAGCCTacacgaactttctaaatttatatttatttttaaaatattgattattttcttttgaaattagactatttaattcaaaataataatatattaattaatttcttataacaaacaaagTTTGTTgaagatttaatacaattattattatttttagtagataaatataagttgtacctactaataatttatgtttttcaaGCTGAATAACTTAACGAAcgtgttcacgagctaacgagccgaatactaccaAGCTCaaatttggtttgtttatttattgaaCTTCTTTAAACGAATTTGAAAgaacttttttcgagccgagcttcGAATAGTTcacgagcggcttggtttgtttataGCCCTAAGTAGGAGTAATAGTTATAAGTAacttttatacatatatataggggcgcgctccagtgagaccccctatttttcgtgtaacatgggtacaatgaataagacatataatacaaATGAACAAAAcgcatatctaatgaacaagatgtatatactgatgaaaaataaaatttaaaaaattcgtaatgaataagacatatatactgatgaacagggtcgtatatactgatgaacaatacagtatatactgatgaataacaaaatttaaaatattctgctccctccaggattcgaaccctgggaaaaaaaaatcaccctccagatacaatatcagccataggattgataaaataaacgccccagatcgtgccctagatctcactaaaattagggggtctcattagagcggccccctatatatatatatatatatatatatatatatatatatatatatatatatatatatatatctaattataATCATAGAAGAGGACGAGGTAACGTGGAATATTAACTACAAATTAATAATTGCCTCCATCATTTGTATTGTTTCCATCTCGTAAATTCTAGTTACCAATTTGTAAGTTATTCTCAATTATGTATTTTGCattgataaaattaattattgaaaagtCTATATACGCATGCAGGCAAAACAACAAAAGGTTCACAATCATGGAAGATTTTGCATCATCGGGATACTGAAGCAAAGGTATAACggtataattataaatatcttAAATTAACCCTGCTTCAACCGATACAGAAAGTCCACAGATATCAATatcataatatttttattttaaatattatgttTCACTATTATAAATGCACGTGGTATGAATTTGATACTGTATCATATAGTAAAATTACACTATTATGTATAGATTCAACAAAAggattgaataaaataaatatttatttaaaaaaatactccataaaTCAGtagttatttttaattcttaGATCATGAAGATTTATGACGAATTCATTACTTTGCTGAATAATTTTGTGGTCTAAGGTTCGAATCTAATAAATGACGaaaatttcaacttttttttacaattttcacAACAAATTTATAATGCTTCATAGCGAATACATTTAGACCTATAATTTTTACTTACGTCACACATTAAATCAGTGGCGGACACAAGTGTAGCCGGGGGAGGCTCCATCAaacatttctttttaatttttattcttgtaAAATTGTAAATTATTGGTATCTTGTGTGAATTATTGTACAATAACCCTCattatcaaatcaaattaaaagaaaattgtttttttttctttgtgttCGCCTCTGACTAATATATAGTCTCCACCATGTATATATGCAGATATGGAAGAGAAGAGAACGGATGATGGTGTCAGACGCCGAGGAAAATGTGAGCGCTAAGGATAAGGGCGCGGTGGAAGATATCGTAGTCATGGATTATGCCCAACCCCATCGCAAACCGCCTATTCATAACAAAGGCACCTAATATTCCAATCTTCATTTcttctgtttttgtttttcaatatttatttttgggtttaTGGACAAAAAGAAGCAGGGGCACCAGCTCAGAATTTAAACATGTAACAATATTAAATCTGATAACTAGAAATGAATTACGATAATATTTGATCAATAAGTTCATGCAAGTTTTGACAAAAGATTTATGTTCAATGCATGTATCAAGTTGGATTCGTTGAATTGGGGAATGATGGTCCTTATTTACATGTTGTATGTTGTTTGAATCAAATGTGAGGGGAATAAAGAATAATATTTCATCTTGATATTTCATGTGTTTTTGCTATCACCATAAATGTTGCTATTATTTGTGTCCCAACTTTAAGCAATCGAATAAGTGAACATTGCTTTTATTGCGCCATCAATGGACAAGACATTTGGGCTGCCAGTTATGCACTTTTGGAGTAATCAATTGGGCCGGATCCCGCAGGCCCAGACCGATCGAATTGGGTAAGACTACAGCTACCAGCAATTAGGAGGGTTGAACGGTTAATCCACAATTTAATCAATGAGTTCGCAAGACTTCTTATAAAAATAGAACAACTCTGAGGTTTTTAGTTGAGTTTATTAGGTGTAAAAATAAGTTTTAATATGTAAAAGTAagtttcaataatttattaactttttaaaaaataagttctttattaaactttatttttcataataagcaacaattattttacaaaataatGCTTCTATGATTTGttaattgttattttcatcaacctttcaatttcttgagacattatattttataaacttcCGAAACatttattgaagcataaaataaGCATAACTAAATACCAATCTTGTAACATTTCACATGCAACTATTTGTTAAACTAAAAAAGATAATGCAAGGtgtgtgttggtcaagcggtaaggggttaatgtctaaggtcAAAGGTCTTGAGCTTGAGTCCCATATGACGCGACTTttaacccaaaaagaaaaataggacaagatcaatgggacggagggagtatgttattACTCGATATTTGAATAATATAATGTTTACTTTTTAggcaattatatattttcaagaaGTTGGTTGTATTAGGTTTGTAACcctttttacagtggatgcaatAAATGTAATAGTTCTCATGTTCTTATGAAAATAATAGTTCTCACtaaaaccacacacacacacacacacacacacatatatataggaatggttTCAATGAGATCCCTAGTGAGATCTTAGACTAATTTGTAGGTGTTGGTTTAATGTATCCTATGTAGGCCTGTCGATTAGTTCAGGTTCGGTTACACGAATAGAAAATTTCAGTTACCCGAAATCAAATTAGGCTAAATCCACTAACCGTTTTCGAACCGGAATtggtgttcggttacccaataaccgaaTCGGTTATTTGTATATTCGAACAcccattttaaaaataaaactcacaaaaATTGCTACTTGGAGGATTCGAAGTGTCGAACACAAATCTTCAATAAATACAAGGCACTATTTATCCACTACACCAAGATACTTTCTTATTCTATTAGTACAATATAATTCTATTTTAActaaatatcatttaaaaaataacaataaatataattaaaatataaattaagttataaattgaataaaaatcGATTATTCGGTCAATCCGAATTGGTTATCTGGTTAATCAATAcctgaaatttttgaaaatctaaTAACTAATACCAAATCGATAACCGAAAA
This window encodes:
- the LOC131024978 gene encoding uncharacterized protein LOC131024978 codes for the protein MAALLAYYLVLYLYLHACTARLLMVLDKKSVAGQLQFRSKESNIVDQLDNNKFLSAQNNEGKTTKGSQSWKILHHRDTEAKIWKRRERMMVSDAEENVSAKDKGAVEDIVVMDYAQPHRKPPIHNKGT